One segment of Labrus mixtus chromosome 10, fLabMix1.1, whole genome shotgun sequence DNA contains the following:
- the rbmx gene encoding RNA-binding motif protein, X chromosome isoform X4, with protein MAEADRPGKLFIGGLNTETTEKALEQYFSKYGRIVEVLLMKDRETNKSRGFAFVTFDTPADAKDAAREMNGKSLDGKPIKVEQATKPQFESSGRRGPPPMHSRSRGPPRGPRGSRGGHSGMRSPPPRDYYDNSGNVEPFFKGMSSRGPPMKRGPPVRNGGPPPKRSAPSGPMNRPTMSRDRDPYGPPPPRRDSMMSRRDDYPSPRDDHYNSKDSYSSRDYNSRDSRDYGPPPRDYSYRDYSNSSSRDDYGSMSRGYSERDSYGGSREPRYMDRPSSGYRDSYDGYG; from the exons ATGGCAGAGGCAGACCGTCCAGGAAAGCTCTTCATCGGTGGACTGAACACCGAGACCACCGAGAAGGCCCTGGAGCAGTACTTCAGCAAGTATGGCAGGATTGTGGAAG TTCTTCTGATGAAGGACcgtgaaacaaacaaatcaagaggCTTTGCTTTTGTTACTTTTGACACTCCAGCTGATGCAAAGGATGCAGCTCGTGAGATGAATGGAAAG TCTCTTGATGGCAAGCCAAtcaaagtggagcaggctacaAAACCCCAGTTTGAGAGTTCTGGCAGGCGAGGACCCCCACCCATGCACTCCCGTAGCCGTGGTCCACCCAGAGGCCCCCGTGGTTCTCGGGGAGGTCATAGCGGTATGAGAAGCCCTCCACCAAGAG ATTACTATGATAATTCAGGGAATGTAGAACCCTTCTTTAAAGGAATGTCATCCAGAGGACCCCCAATGAAGAGAGGACCCCCTGTTCGTAATGGAGGTCCCCCACCAAAGAGGTCTGCCCCATCTGGCCCCATGAACAGAC CCACCATGTCAAGAGACAGGGATCCCTATGGTCCACCCCCACCTCGCAGAGACTCCATGATGTCCAGGAGGGATGACTATCCATCACCAAGAGATGACCATTACAACTCAAAAGATAG CTACTCCAGTCGGGATTATAATTCTAGAGATTCCAGGGACTATGGACCTCCACCCAGAGATTATTCATACAGAGATTACTCCAATTCCAGCTCCCGGGATGACTATGGGTCAATGTCTAGAGGATACAG CGAACGTGACAGTTATGGGGGAAGCCGAGAACCCAGATATATGGACCGTCCCAGCAGTGGCTACAGAGATTCATATGATGGTTACG